One Methanobacterium sp. genomic region harbors:
- a CDS encoding GTP-binding protein, which produces MDMTRKKVTKIVILGSADSGKTTVIETLLNRREEKVTKIECNGTTVSLDYGNTVINGEKVHIFGTPGQERFKFMREILTTNLSGAIVVVDNSVGVTDMDIRILETLNGGNIPYVVFVNKQDIAPGDLESEYIKPNIPLIPTTATTGKGIQEGLEVLLKLV; this is translated from the coding sequence ATGGACATGACAAGAAAAAAAGTAACCAAAATCGTAATCCTTGGGTCAGCCGATTCAGGAAAAACAACTGTTATAGAAACTCTTTTAAATAGAAGAGAAGAAAAAGTAACCAAAATAGAATGTAACGGTACGACAGTTTCACTTGATTACGGAAACACTGTTATTAATGGTGAAAAAGTCCATATTTTCGGCACTCCAGGTCAGGAAAGGTTCAAGTTCATGCGGGAAATATTAACTACTAATTTAAGCGGTGCAATTGTAGTAGTTGATAATTCTGTAGGCGTTACAGATATGGATATCAGAATACTGGAAACATTAAACGGTGGAAACATCCCATATGTAGTTTTTGTAAATAAACAGGATATTGCTCCTGGAGATCTTGAATCTGAATATATAAAACCCAATATTCCGCTAATTCCAACCACTGCAACAACAGGGAAAGGAATCCAAGAGGGATTAGAAGTTCTCTTAAAATTAGTATAA
- a CDS encoding valine--tRNA ligase encodes MTNDNIPKDYDHKKEALWQDKWQRDDTYKFIGDGTRPNYIIDTPPPYPTGATHMGHVLNWTYIDIIARFKRMQGYDVLFPQGWDCHGLPTEVKVEETHGIRKGDVPRAKFREMCVDLTRTNIKQMKSQMLSMGFSQDWSREFVTMTPEYMKRTQLSFLKMYDQGLIYRGIHPVNWCPRCETAIAFAEVEYHENETYLNYLEFPVEESEKGLMIATTRPELLSACVAVVVHPEDERYKEMAGKKVEIPLFGRNVEIITDEEVDPEFGTGAVMICTFGDKTDVLWVNKYNLDIIEALDEKGVMKDVSCKYAGMNTQDCKKQIIEDLKNEGYLKKQEKVDQNVGLCWRCKTPIEILVKNQWFVAVKDLIPEVREASAEMKWTPEHMETRLLNWTGSMDWDWCISRQRIFATPVPVWYCSKCGKVHLATPDMLPVDPTQDKLEGKCECGNDEFIGETDVLDTWMDSSISPLSITGWPDEDFKKYYPASLRPQGHDIIRTWAFYTILRCKALTGEKPFGEIVVNGMVSGEDGHKMSKSRGNTISPEEVLEEYGADALRLWAANSVPGSDVPFAWKDVKYGYKFIRKFWNAFRFINMHIQDFKLNVSEEEIQKNLDPMDKWILSKLNRLLADVMGSIESYNFANVVNSIQAFIWHDFCDEYIEAVKYRLYNDSPELEMSKEASQYTLQAVISTSLIMLAPLTPHFADEIYQYVSDTGISIHKTLWPDVNFELIDDAAEETGEIGVELIGEIRRFKASKKMPLNAKIKTLNIYTPDTALIGQIENLEEDIKGTMRIESLDVMTGKPDIKEKVVEITPVMAKIGPEFKGDAPKIVNYLQSENMDEIVATLDDKGEITIEGNKLTWDHIEAKKVAVGKTGEKVEVIHAANLDVILEVIV; translated from the coding sequence ATGACCAACGACAATATTCCAAAGGACTATGATCATAAAAAAGAAGCCTTATGGCAGGATAAATGGCAAAGAGACGATACGTATAAGTTCATAGGTGACGGAACAAGGCCAAATTACATAATTGATACACCTCCACCATATCCTACAGGTGCTACCCACATGGGGCACGTCTTAAACTGGACATACATAGACATAATAGCAAGATTTAAAAGAATGCAGGGCTATGATGTCCTTTTCCCACAGGGTTGGGACTGCCACGGGCTTCCTACAGAAGTTAAAGTCGAAGAAACTCATGGCATCAGAAAAGGAGATGTTCCAAGGGCTAAATTCAGGGAAATGTGTGTAGATCTTACACGTACAAACATCAAACAGATGAAATCCCAGATGCTGTCAATGGGTTTTTCACAGGACTGGTCCAGAGAATTTGTGACCATGACTCCAGAATATATGAAAAGGACACAGCTGTCCTTTTTAAAAATGTACGACCAAGGATTGATTTATAGAGGAATTCACCCGGTAAACTGGTGTCCAAGGTGTGAAACCGCGATAGCTTTTGCAGAGGTAGAATACCATGAAAATGAAACCTACCTGAATTATCTGGAATTTCCGGTTGAAGAAAGTGAAAAAGGTCTCATGATAGCAACAACCAGACCTGAACTTTTATCAGCTTGTGTAGCTGTCGTTGTACACCCCGAAGACGAAAGATATAAAGAAATGGCAGGGAAAAAAGTAGAAATACCTTTATTTGGGCGTAACGTTGAAATAATAACTGATGAAGAAGTTGATCCCGAATTTGGTACTGGGGCAGTTATGATATGTACCTTCGGTGATAAAACTGACGTTTTATGGGTAAACAAATATAATCTGGATATAATAGAAGCACTTGACGAAAAAGGTGTAATGAAAGATGTTTCATGCAAATATGCAGGTATGAATACCCAGGACTGTAAAAAACAGATCATTGAAGACCTGAAAAATGAAGGGTACCTCAAAAAACAGGAAAAAGTAGACCAGAACGTTGGATTATGCTGGAGGTGTAAAACTCCAATAGAGATACTGGTTAAAAATCAGTGGTTTGTAGCAGTAAAAGACCTCATACCTGAAGTAAGAGAAGCCAGCGCTGAAATGAAGTGGACTCCAGAGCACATGGAAACACGTCTTTTAAACTGGACCGGTTCAATGGACTGGGACTGGTGTATATCCCGTCAAAGGATATTTGCAACTCCTGTTCCAGTATGGTACTGCAGCAAGTGTGGAAAAGTACATCTTGCAACTCCAGATATGCTCCCAGTAGATCCAACGCAGGACAAACTAGAAGGAAAATGCGAATGCGGTAACGATGAATTCATCGGAGAAACAGATGTACTTGATACATGGATGGACAGTTCAATAAGTCCTCTTTCTATTACAGGCTGGCCTGACGAGGACTTTAAAAAATATTACCCTGCATCACTCAGACCGCAGGGGCATGATATCATAAGGACATGGGCATTTTACACAATACTCCGGTGTAAAGCACTTACAGGGGAAAAACCATTTGGTGAAATAGTTGTAAACGGAATGGTATCAGGTGAAGACGGCCATAAAATGAGTAAATCAAGGGGCAACACCATATCGCCAGAAGAAGTGCTTGAAGAATATGGTGCAGATGCACTCAGGCTTTGGGCTGCAAATAGTGTTCCAGGTTCTGATGTTCCTTTTGCATGGAAAGATGTAAAATATGGATATAAATTCATTAGAAAATTCTGGAATGCATTTAGATTTATAAATATGCATATACAAGACTTTAAACTGAACGTAAGTGAAGAAGAAATCCAGAAGAACTTAGATCCTATGGATAAATGGATATTATCAAAATTAAACCGGTTGCTTGCTGATGTAATGGGTTCAATAGAATCATATAATTTTGCCAATGTGGTAAACAGTATTCAGGCCTTTATATGGCATGATTTCTGTGATGAATACATTGAAGCTGTAAAATACAGGCTTTACAATGATTCTCCCGAACTCGAAATGTCAAAAGAAGCCTCCCAGTATACACTTCAAGCGGTTATATCGACTTCACTAATCATGCTGGCGCCGCTGACTCCTCACTTTGCAGATGAAATTTACCAGTATGTTTCTGATACTGGTATAAGCATCCACAAAACTCTGTGGCCAGATGTAAACTTTGAATTAATTGATGATGCGGCAGAAGAAACTGGAGAAATCGGAGTAGAACTTATAGGAGAGATCAGGAGATTCAAAGCATCCAAGAAAATGCCTTTAAATGCAAAGATTAAAACTCTAAACATATACACTCCTGACACTGCTTTAATTGGCCAGATCGAAAACCTGGAAGAAGACATAAAAGGCACCATGAGAATAGAAAGTTTAGATGTGATGACGGGAAAACCAGATATTAAAGAAAAAGTAGTTGAAATCACTCCAGTCATGGCAAAAATAGGTCCTGAATTTAAAGGAGACGCTCCTAAGATTGTAAACTATTTACAGTCCGAAAATATGGATGAAATTGTAGCAACCCTTGATGATAAAGGAGAAATCACAATTGAAGGCAACAAATTGACATGGGACCATATTGAAGCCAAGAAAGTGGCGGTTGGTAAGACTGGAGAGAAGGTAGAAGTAATTCACGCAGCTAATTTAGATGTAATCTTAGAGGTAATTGTTTAA
- the aroA gene encoding 3-phosphoshikimate 1-carboxyvinyltransferase gives MELEIQKTDRIEGVIKAPPSKSYTHRAIIISSLAEGKSILNDPLYSEDTLASLNACRALGCEIKKEDDRCIVNGTGGVLETPEDVVDLKNSGTTLRIMTSVSALASNYTVLTGDSSLRTRPMQDLLDALKSLGVTAFSSRGNGKPPICIKGGFKGGKTGIKGDVSSQFISSLLIASPYAPNSVDINVEGDFISKPYVDMTTDIMEKFGVSLDYNKKQGSFHIDPQTYKGRDYTVEGDYSSVSYIIGAAAALKGKVTVKNVFKDSKQGDKQILDIVKDMGAEVEVKKDEVTIIGHGELNGTHVNLENAPDLLPTVAALGAISNGVTTIGNVEHARFKETDRIHTCALELSKLGVKVTEKKDGLVIKGGAKGGTVKSHGDHRLVMALSLVGLKTGGLTIENASVYDVSFPNFPDAMKRLGCNIKTK, from the coding sequence ATGGAACTGGAAATTCAAAAAACTGATAGGATTGAAGGGGTTATCAAAGCTCCTCCTTCCAAAAGTTACACCCACAGGGCTATTATAATTTCATCACTTGCAGAGGGGAAATCTATACTCAATGACCCCCTGTACTCTGAGGACACACTTGCATCTTTAAATGCATGTAGGGCACTTGGATGTGAAATTAAAAAGGAAGATGACAGATGCATCGTTAATGGTACTGGAGGAGTTTTAGAAACACCAGAAGATGTTGTAGACCTTAAAAATTCAGGGACAACACTTAGAATAATGACCAGCGTCTCGGCTCTTGCTTCAAATTATACTGTTTTAACAGGCGACAGCTCACTTAGAACAAGGCCCATGCAGGATTTATTAGATGCCCTTAAAAGTCTGGGAGTTACAGCATTTTCATCTCGAGGAAATGGGAAACCACCAATATGTATCAAAGGAGGGTTTAAAGGAGGTAAAACAGGTATAAAAGGTGATGTAAGCTCTCAGTTTATTTCATCTCTTCTTATCGCATCTCCCTATGCCCCTAATTCTGTTGATATCAACGTGGAGGGTGATTTCATCTCCAAACCTTATGTAGATATGACAACAGACATCATGGAGAAATTTGGAGTTAGTCTGGACTATAACAAAAAACAGGGATCATTCCATATAGATCCCCAAACCTACAAAGGCAGGGATTATACAGTTGAAGGAGATTATTCCTCAGTTTCTTATATAATAGGGGCGGCCGCAGCACTTAAAGGCAAAGTTACAGTAAAAAATGTTTTTAAAGACTCAAAACAGGGAGATAAACAAATATTGGATATTGTCAAAGATATGGGTGCTGAAGTTGAAGTTAAAAAAGATGAAGTTACAATAATTGGGCATGGAGAACTTAACGGTACGCATGTGAACCTGGAAAATGCTCCAGATCTGCTGCCCACTGTTGCAGCACTTGGAGCCATATCAAACGGCGTTACAACTATTGGGAATGTAGAACACGCCCGTTTTAAGGAAACAGACAGGATTCATACCTGTGCCCTTGAACTCTCAAAACTGGGCGTAAAGGTTACAGAAAAAAAAGATGGACTTGTAATTAAAGGAGGAGCTAAGGGGGGAACAGTTAAATCTCATGGAGACCACCGCCTTGTGATGGCGCTCTCGCTTGTTGGATTAAAAACAGGTGGTTTAACCATAGAAAACGCGTCAGTTTATGATGTATCGTTCCCTAATTTCCCTGATGCTATGAAAAGACTTGGATGTAATATAAAAACAAAATAG
- a CDS encoding response regulator, with amino-acid sequence MEDKLIKVLIIEDNPEDFRLIEEMLKEVKSPVFELHHSKRLSDGLRCLVRKDFDILLLDLSLPDSVGLDTFFSVYEQAPEIPIVILSGFNDEETAIKAVSEGAQDYLVKGQVNSLLLSRSISYAIERKLIEDELIRHRYYLNELVEKRTEELERANKYLQEEIKEKETLIDEIYKRIQFTLELISIIITVDASVIKEEDSADFYIKSQTRINAIMMLNEILDQSEDFAMVNFNTYTALLINYLLDVYAVDKDLVKLNLDMGGVLIDINTAIILGLILNELVSDELKYEFIEGNYFESDQDKCELNISLKSYDGNVKLVMDYGGIGEDINGPKKSKSMLKFIMTILEHFNGSIEFMEDKKKICLILSEIKV; translated from the coding sequence ATGGAGGATAAGCTTATCAAAGTTTTAATAATTGAAGATAATCCTGAAGATTTCAGATTAATAGAAGAAATGTTGAAAGAAGTTAAAAGTCCTGTATTTGAACTGCACCATTCTAAAAGACTTTCTGATGGGCTTAGGTGTCTTGTTAGGAAAGATTTTGATATTTTACTTCTTGATTTGAGTCTTCCTGATAGTGTTGGGCTTGATACATTCTTCAGCGTATATGAACAGGCCCCTGAGATACCTATTGTAATATTGAGCGGGTTCAATGATGAAGAAACAGCCATTAAAGCTGTAAGCGAAGGTGCGCAGGATTATCTTGTAAAAGGACAGGTCAACAGTCTTTTATTGTCTCGATCTATATCTTATGCTATTGAACGTAAATTAATTGAAGATGAACTCATCAGGCACAGATATTATCTAAATGAACTGGTTGAAAAAAGAACAGAAGAGCTAGAAAGAGCCAATAAATATCTTCAAGAAGAAATAAAGGAAAAAGAAACGCTCATAGATGAAATATATAAGCGTATTCAGTTTACTCTGGAATTGATCTCAATTATAATAACTGTAGATGCATCTGTGATTAAAGAGGAAGATTCAGCTGATTTCTATATTAAAAGCCAGACTCGTATAAATGCTATTATGATGCTTAATGAAATACTAGATCAGTCTGAAGATTTTGCAATGGTTAATTTTAATACGTATACGGCTCTCCTCATAAATTATCTACTGGATGTATATGCTGTTGATAAAGATCTTGTTAAACTAAATTTAGATATGGGTGGAGTTTTAATTGATATAAATACTGCAATTATCCTTGGATTAATTCTAAATGAGCTTGTATCAGATGAATTAAAATATGAATTTATTGAAGGTAACTACTTTGAATCAGATCAGGATAAATGTGAGTTAAACATTAGTTTAAAATCTTATGATGGGAATGTTAAACTGGTAATGGATTATGGTGGTATTGGAGAAGATATTAATGGACCTAAAAAATCAAAATCAATGTTAAAATTTATAATGACGATATTAGAGCATTTTAATGGTTCAATTGAGTTTATGGAAGATAAAAAGAAAATTTGCCTTATTTTAAGTGAAATTAAAGTATAA
- a CDS encoding FxLYD domain-containing protein, with product MYIASFTLIVLTLAGALSLVNVNDYFTKSNAYENTAQTIDPHDDIKILNEQMVLTGLDKYVINGQAQNTGQYKLRYVSITVNFYDKYGHLLYSSFDAKSYINPGETWNFEVPYRKSGTPYSYRVKVGPTLLK from the coding sequence ATGTACATTGCATCATTCACGTTAATCGTTCTTACTTTAGCTGGTGCCTTGAGTCTGGTTAACGTAAACGATTATTTTACCAAAAGCAATGCCTATGAAAATACTGCACAAACAATTGACCCCCATGATGATATAAAAATTTTAAATGAACAGATGGTACTAACTGGGCTAGATAAATATGTTATCAACGGGCAGGCGCAAAATACAGGCCAATACAAACTGAGATATGTTTCTATAACAGTCAATTTTTATGATAAATATGGTCATTTATTATATTCCAGTTTTGATGCTAAAAGCTACATTAATCCCGGTGAAACATGGAATTTTGAAGTTCCCTATCGAAAATCAGGTACGCCCTATTCTTACAGAGTAAAAGTTGGGCCAACTTTACTTAAATAA
- a CDS encoding TMEM175 family protein, with product MTTTFAGHDLQRTKALADGVFSIAMTILVLELSIPFFGSVHNEGDLWIILLQVAPRLLVYFMSFITLGIFWTCHSLQYTFITESGRHLNWISIFFLMFVVLVPFSTAFLTGYITFKLAIGHYWPNILILGIFTYVHWQYACKSGFISHEISKKS from the coding sequence ATGACTACAACATTTGCAGGACATGACTTACAGCGGACAAAAGCCCTTGCAGACGGCGTATTCTCCATTGCAATGACTATTCTTGTGCTTGAACTCAGTATTCCCTTTTTTGGATCAGTTCACAACGAAGGAGATTTATGGATTATCTTATTGCAGGTAGCCCCAAGATTATTGGTTTATTTCATGAGTTTTATCACTTTGGGAATTTTCTGGACATGTCACTCCCTGCAGTACACTTTTATTACAGAAAGCGGCCGGCATTTAAACTGGATCTCTATTTTCTTCCTGATGTTTGTTGTATTGGTACCCTTTTCCACTGCTTTTTTAACTGGATATATTACATTCAAACTAGCTATAGGGCATTACTGGCCAAATATCCTAATTCTCGGGATTTTTACATATGTTCACTGGCAGTACGCCTGTAAAAGTGGCTTTATTTCACATGAAATCTCTAAAAAAAGTTGA
- a CDS encoding helix-turn-helix domain-containing protein, translating into MLKINLELPILSKLTDSLFFKSIKSIDLLECLKIDTQNNFKLIIVKIVVKDGTDLKQLKLPKSAVILDILNSDNGTYTCLMKVHFNKVFIPILKKFFKDNVIWKSPTYMNENTVALTCIGDEKSLNEIIKDMNDVDTFKNAKLSYFHSCIEQKGIQQILTSRQLEVMRCAKDWGYYDSPRKITSKELAKKLSCSKSTLLEHLKNAENKIVNYTI; encoded by the coding sequence ATGTTGAAAATTAATTTAGAACTGCCTATTTTATCCAAATTGACTGATTCTTTATTTTTTAAATCCATAAAGAGCATAGACCTCCTTGAATGCCTTAAAATAGATACACAGAATAATTTTAAATTAATAATTGTTAAAATTGTGGTTAAGGATGGAACAGATTTAAAACAACTGAAATTGCCAAAAAGTGCTGTAATTTTAGATATATTAAATTCAGACAATGGAACATATACCTGTTTGATGAAAGTTCATTTTAACAAAGTATTTATCCCTATACTAAAGAAATTTTTCAAAGATAATGTCATCTGGAAATCCCCAACCTATATGAATGAAAATACTGTTGCTTTAACCTGCATAGGTGATGAAAAAAGTTTAAATGAAATTATAAAAGACATGAATGACGTTGACACCTTTAAAAATGCAAAGTTGAGTTATTTTCATTCATGTATTGAGCAAAAAGGAATACAACAAATTTTAACCAGCAGACAGCTTGAAGTAATGCGTTGTGCAAAAGACTGGGGATACTACGACTCTCCCAGAAAAATAACATCTAAAGAATTGGCTAAAAAGCTGAGTTGTTCTAAATCAACTCTACTTGAGCATCTAAAAAATGCTGAAAATAAAATTGTAAACTATACCATCTAA
- a CDS encoding PD-(D/E)XK nuclease family protein, translating to MSSIILGPSTIASQFWCEMAVDLRRQYGEVQTPEKEKGSEIHKDRFLEVLEEIVVEIKTPADKLHSNVHNMNVELELYQKEGLTRELPILSKFKSALIKGIIDEIKLVEEVEGLKTCKRTQIIEMKTRKSQNPPSSQQIIKDKMQGMIYWYVLNAMINGKTETGDFWSAYGVDLIEPDFNEIILSEEYMESLEIPENKQNEIGTLLGVGKLINEVMTKFKELPELSKTIEIIYINQKTLTEVHKEKYRFDERFFTRGMEWALEYWSGKREPASVGEANNWKCNFCGYYTLCPAIHKKWKQGD from the coding sequence ATGTCCTCCATTATTTTAGGCCCATCAACAATTGCAAGCCAGTTCTGGTGTGAAATGGCAGTTGATTTGAGGCGCCAGTACGGTGAAGTTCAAACACCAGAGAAAGAAAAAGGCAGTGAAATCCATAAAGACAGATTTCTTGAAGTTTTAGAAGAAATAGTAGTTGAAATTAAAACTCCTGCCGATAAACTCCATTCTAACGTTCATAATATGAATGTAGAACTTGAATTATACCAGAAAGAAGGTTTAACCCGCGAACTACCTATTTTATCTAAATTTAAAAGTGCGCTTATAAAAGGCATTATTGATGAGATTAAACTTGTAGAAGAAGTTGAAGGCCTAAAAACGTGCAAAAGAACTCAAATAATTGAGATGAAAACACGAAAAAGCCAGAACCCACCATCATCCCAGCAGATAATTAAAGATAAAATGCAGGGCATGATTTACTGGTACGTGCTCAACGCCATGATAAATGGAAAGACTGAAACGGGAGATTTCTGGTCTGCTTACGGCGTTGACTTAATTGAACCCGATTTTAATGAAATTATTTTAAGTGAAGAGTATATGGAAAGCCTTGAAATTCCTGAAAATAAGCAAAATGAAATTGGCACTCTTCTTGGGGTTGGAAAACTTATAAATGAAGTTATGACTAAATTTAAGGAGCTTCCTGAACTATCTAAGACTATTGAAATCATTTATATAAATCAAAAGACACTTACAGAAGTCCACAAAGAAAAATACAGGTTTGATGAAAGATTTTTTACCCGCGGGATGGAATGGGCACTTGAATATTGGTCTGGAAAAAGGGAGCCTGCATCTGTTGGGGAAGCAAACAACTGGAAATGCAATTTCTGCGGCTACTACACACTCTGCCCTGCTATCCATAAGAAATGGAAACAAGGTGATTAA
- a CDS encoding metal ABC transporter ATP-binding protein, with translation MASKVVEISNVSKKFGKLSVLHDINLIVNEKDLMAIIGPNGGGKSTLIKIIMGILTPDTGEVKIFDREPKKSRKLMGYLPQHVAFDPDFPINVFDTVLSGRYHGLFKGYTKSDEKAVKKALKDVEIYKLRDRQISEISGGQMQRVFIARSIVREPKLLIMDEPMASIDPEMQNSFYKLLSRLNDKMTIILISHDVGAVSTHVDKIACLNRELFYHGPVEGSAKGLEEVYKCPLELISHGIPHRVLGKHEK, from the coding sequence ATGGCTTCAAAAGTAGTTGAAATTAGCAATGTTTCAAAAAAATTTGGCAAATTATCAGTTCTTCATGATATTAACCTCATTGTAAATGAAAAAGATTTAATGGCAATAATAGGTCCAAACGGAGGTGGAAAAAGTACTCTCATTAAAATCATCATGGGGATCCTGACACCAGACACCGGTGAAGTCAAAATCTTCGACAGGGAGCCTAAAAAATCCAGAAAATTAATGGGATATCTACCTCAGCATGTTGCTTTTGATCCTGATTTTCCTATAAATGTTTTTGACACAGTACTTTCCGGCAGATATCACGGATTATTTAAAGGTTACACAAAAAGCGATGAAAAAGCAGTCAAAAAGGCATTAAAAGACGTTGAGATTTACAAATTAAGAGATAGACAAATAAGCGAGATCTCAGGGGGACAAATGCAGAGGGTTTTTATAGCTCGTTCCATTGTAAGAGAGCCTAAACTTCTCATTATGGATGAACCCATGGCCAGCATAGATCCTGAAATGCAAAATTCGTTCTACAAATTACTATCCCGTTTGAATGATAAAATGACTATAATCTTAATAAGTCATGATGTAGGGGCAGTTTCGACCCATGTTGATAAAATAGCATGCCTTAACCGTGAATTATTTTATCATGGCCCAGTGGAAGGTTCTGCAAAAGGATTAGAAGAGGTTTATAAATGCCCCCTTGAACTTATAAGCCATGGTATTCCCCACAGAGTGCTGGGAAAACATGAAAAATAA
- a CDS encoding metal ABC transporter permease — translation MIENILQYQFMQRAFIAALLVSIACGIVGTYVVIKRIVSLSGAISHAAFGGVGLGYFLGVNPVLAAIPFSILSAMGIGAIRDRVKVSEDTAIGILWSVGMAIGIIFINLTPGNAPDLFSYLFGSILTIDNSDLFIMFILDLIIIATVFLFQREFLVISFDEEFSKVLGVPTEFIYMLLLSLVALSVVVLIKVVGVILIIALLSIPAAISKQFTYDIKKLMAFSIITGAILTVIGLLLSYIFNLASGATIILVLGITFTVVSLVKKYW, via the coding sequence ATGATTGAGAATATACTTCAGTATCAGTTCATGCAGAGAGCGTTTATAGCAGCGTTGCTCGTGAGTATCGCGTGCGGAATCGTTGGAACCTACGTAGTTATAAAAAGAATAGTCTCTCTAAGTGGAGCAATATCCCATGCTGCTTTTGGTGGTGTAGGTCTTGGCTACTTTTTAGGTGTAAATCCAGTACTGGCAGCTATTCCCTTCAGTATTTTATCTGCAATGGGAATAGGTGCAATTAGAGATCGGGTTAAAGTTAGTGAAGACACAGCTATTGGAATATTATGGAGTGTAGGCATGGCTATTGGTATAATTTTCATAAATTTAACTCCAGGAAACGCTCCAGACCTCTTTAGTTACCTTTTTGGAAGCATACTAACCATAGACAACTCTGATCTTTTTATAATGTTCATTCTAGATCTAATAATTATAGCAACAGTTTTCCTGTTCCAGAGAGAATTTCTGGTTATATCCTTCGATGAAGAATTTTCAAAGGTACTGGGAGTTCCTACAGAATTTATTTACATGCTTCTCCTGTCCCTAGTGGCTTTAAGTGTTGTAGTTCTTATTAAAGTAGTTGGAGTTATCCTTATAATTGCCCTTTTAAGCATTCCTGCTGCCATAAGCAAACAGTTTACCTATGATATCAAAAAATTAATGGCATTTTCCATTATAACCGGTGCTATTCTAACTGTGATTGGCCTGCTGCTTTCATACATATTCAATTTAGCTTCAGGAGCGACTATTATTTTAGTTTTAGGAATAACTTTCACAGTAGTTTCGCTGGTAAAAAAATACTGGTAA
- a CDS encoding response regulator yields MMTNPINILLVEDNPADARLIKEVFKDTKTKNRLYVVKDGVEAMAFLNQELEYADIPRPDVILLDLNLPRKDGREVLKELKEDDALKRVPIVILTTSSAEEDIIKTYNNHANCYITKPVDFDQFLKVINSIEDFWLSVVKLPSNLNGD; encoded by the coding sequence ATGATGACCAATCCAATAAATATCTTACTGGTTGAAGATAATCCCGCAGATGCACGACTCATAAAAGAAGTCTTCAAAGATACAAAAACTAAAAATAGATTGTACGTGGTAAAGGATGGTGTAGAGGCAATGGCCTTTTTAAATCAAGAATTGGAGTATGCAGACATACCGAGACCTGATGTTATTTTGCTTGATCTAAATTTGCCCCGTAAAGATGGTCGTGAAGTTTTAAAAGAATTGAAGGAAGATGATGCATTAAAACGCGTGCCAATTGTTATTTTAACTACTTCAAGTGCTGAAGAAGACATAATTAAAACCTATAATAATCATGCAAATTGTTATATCACCAAACCTGTGGATTTTGACCAGTTTCTTAAAGTTATAAACTCTATTGAAGATTTTTGGCTTTCAGTTGTTAAATTACCTTCTAATTTAAATGGAGATTGA
- the nth gene encoding endonuclease III, with protein sequence MDRLHKYVKKPIGNPNPFRVLITTILSQRTRDENTDEAAATLFAVYKTPEQIANAPIEEIEVLIKKAGFFRVKAKRVKEVSRIIHEDYNDVVPNDINELLALPGVGRKTANCVLVYGFRLNAIPVDVHVHRISNRLGLVETKSPEETEMELMKIVPEDYWLDLNESFVRFGQDICRPIGPKHEECPVNDLCDFYKDMKK encoded by the coding sequence ATGGACAGGCTCCATAAATACGTTAAGAAACCTATAGGAAATCCAAATCCATTTAGGGTACTGATTACAACAATTTTATCCCAGCGAACCAGGGATGAAAACACAGATGAAGCAGCAGCTACTCTCTTTGCAGTATACAAAACACCAGAGCAAATTGCAAATGCCCCAATTGAAGAAATAGAAGTGTTAATCAAAAAAGCTGGCTTTTTCAGGGTGAAAGCAAAAAGGGTAAAAGAAGTTTCCAGGATAATCCATGAAGATTACAATGATGTCGTCCCTAATGATATAAATGAACTTCTGGCTCTTCCAGGAGTGGGAAGGAAAACAGCAAACTGTGTTCTAGTTTATGGGTTTAGATTAAATGCAATTCCTGTAGATGTACATGTACATCGGATATCAAACAGGTTAGGGCTTGTAGAAACAAAATCTCCAGAAGAAACTGAAATGGAGCTCATGAAAATCGTTCCTGAAGACTACTGGCTTGATTTAAATGAGAGTTTTGTGAGGTTTGGGCAGGATATCTGCAGACCTATTGGCCCTAAGCATGAAGAGTGTCCAGTTAATGACCTGTGTGATTTTTATAAGGATATGAAGAAGTAA